From Brassica oleracea var. oleracea cultivar TO1000 chromosome C3, BOL, whole genome shotgun sequence, a single genomic window includes:
- the LOC106335479 gene encoding protein ecdysoneless homolog → MAHLESESSFFPQTSSRLPDDTVFFSIFPDASLSASGSEPSAALQSLHLQIIDFLSPFTSPYIWQHEPFSLSISLSPSASCPCTDTPLPHLHGKLKYGDNLEDEWFAVFLLFRISAAFPSTSIRAWDTDGEFLLIEAAFHLPRWLNPETSRNRVFIRGGDLHIVPRSRLPDPSLLASLRFLLERGGSESRASDPVQTALKNRVSGYPDRAWRSMHRVRVRVPVSVAHVLRHEPFLISLAVEGFYDRDVDSMKHAAKMEKFLNSREEEHVVVNVKMSRAMYAQLVQQKFQAPSCYPMPGVSDREAYSEAEIGMKIACGMEMMYQERKKEGEDGRGSGWSKYKENLEKSGYFEGLLAGSKEYKRLMENAEEYYQKSSSVSRTREIMSAPVRRIDEILALPYSEDDFKGQEVAVSDSDSWLYDGEDELNSVLQERQKEMEFYNEKKERKQKGKGKEEGGSSSDANVNNFDLGDISKSMEQFIQKVSSYKGAELPQNRDFKEVNLDVDRFMKDIESMLGGQEQDEDESDGSEGSSMDMDFEDESEGEDPNDDEKEAFMESYSGAMNEELKNSTLDKSFEHVNQHSSKQNGESSKTTEEKEDDDDEFTPIDADFNLVKNLLESYSSQQGLPGPASNLLGLMGLQLPKDSNDK, encoded by the exons ATGGCGCACCTTGAATCGGAATCTTCTTTCTTCCCTCAAACCTCTTCTCGACTCCCAGACGACACCGTTTTCTTCTCAATCTTCCCCGACGCCTCCCTCTCCGCCTCAGGATCCGAACCCTCCGCCGCTCTCCAATCACTCCACCTCCAAATCATCGACTTCCTCTCCCCCTTCACTTCCCCCTACATATGGCAGCACGAGCCCTTCTCCCTCTCAATCTCCCTCTCCCCCTCCGCCTCTTGTCCTTGCACCGATACTCCTCTCCCTCATCTCCACGGGAAGCTCAAGTACGGCGACAACTTAGAGGACGAATGGTTCGCAGTCTTCCTCCTCTTCCGCATCTCCGCCGCGTTCCCGTCTACTTCCATCCGCGCGTGGGACACCGACGGCGAGTTTCTCCTCATCGAAGCCGCTTTCCACCTCCCTCGCTGGCTCAACCCCGAGACGAGCCGCAACCGCGTCTTCATCCGCGGCGGCGACCTCCACATCGTCCCGCGCAGCCGCCTCCCGGATCCTTCCTTGCTCGCCTCCCTGCGGTTTCTCCTCGAGCGCGGGGGTAGCGAGTCTCGCGCGTCGGATCCGGTTCAAACCGCGTTGAAGAACCGGGTCTCCGGTTATCCCGATAGAGCGTGGAGGAGTATGCATCGCGTTAGGGTCAGAGTCCCCGTCTCCGTGGCGCACGTGCTGAGGCACGAGCCTTTTTTAATCTCCCTTGCCGTTGAAGGCTTCTACGACCGTGACGTGGACTCGATGAAGCACGCAGCGAAGATGGAGAAGTTTTTAAACAGCAGAGAAGAGGAGCACGTGGTTGTTAATGTCAAGATGTCACGTGCGATGTACGCTCAGCTCGTGCAGCAGAAGTTTCAGGCGCCGAGTTGTTACCCGATGCCGGGCGTTAGCGATCGGGAGGCTTACTCTGAAGCTGAGATAGGGATGAAGATCGCTTGCGGTATGGAGATGATGTATCAGGAGAGGAAGAAGGAAGGTGAAGATGGGAGAGGGAGTGGTTGGAGCAAGTATAAGGAGAATCTCGAGAAGAGTGGCTATTTTGAAGGTTTGCTTGCTGGGTCCAAGGAGTACAAGAGGTTGATGGAGAACGCTGAGGAGTATTATCAGAAGAGTTCGTCTGTTTCAAGAACAAG AGAGATTATGAGTGCGCCTGTGAGACGTATCGATGAGATTCTTGCTTTACCTTACTCGGAGGATGACTTCAAGGGTCAGGAAGTTGCTGTTTCTGATAGTGATTCTTGGCTGTACGATGGTGAAGATGAGTTGAACTCTGTTCTTCAAGAGAGGCAGAAGGAGATGGAGTTTTATAACGAGAAGAAGGAGAGGAAACAGAAGGGGAAGGGGAAGGAAGAAGGTGGAAGCTCGTCTGATGCAAACGTGAATAATTTTGATCTTGGTGATATCTCAAAGTCGATGGAACAATTCATCCAGAAGGTGTCAAGTTACAAAGGAGCAGAATTGCCACAAAACAG GGATTTTAAAGAAGTGAATCTAGATGTGGACCGTTTCATGAAAGATATTGAGTCAATGCTAGGTGGTCAAGAACAAGATGAAGATGAGAGTGATGGTTCAGAAGGATCTTCCATGGACATGGATTTTGAAGATGAAAGTGAAGGAGAAGATCCTAACGATGATGAGAAGGAAGCCTTTATGGAGTCCTACTCTGGAGCAATGAATGAGGAGCTTAAGAACTCAACTCTTGACAAGAGCTTTGAACATGTGAATCAACATTCTTCCAAGCAAAACGGG GAATCTTCAAAGACTACAGAAGAGAAGGAAGATGATGATGATGAATTTACACCAATTGATGCAGATTTCAACTTGGTTAAGAACCTACTTGAATCCTACTCTTCACAACAAGGTCTTCCTGGTCCTGCTTCCAATTTACTCGGCCTCATGGGTTTGCAACTTCCAAAGGACTCCAACGACAAGTAG
- the LOC106335480 gene encoding uncharacterized protein LOC106335480 codes for MAVSFPRLPRWLCGGNSKDRDKKESKGSSSSLKKIYNKTGSSSSSSTVKKIKRGWIGRGGGEEEKIMGNVVFPQPDDPEWSVGWVEPHGPGFKSEDDTGGGGFVVLVPCYKKLIDGSGNQIPTAFFSPVAPDVKNMEQWLSSMGKL; via the exons ATGGCAGTCTCTTTCCCTCGTCTTCCGAGGTGGTTGTGTGGTGGTAACTCTAAAGACAGAGATAAGAAAGAGTCCAAAGGGTCCTCCTCTTCACTGAAGAAGATTTATAATAAGACTGGGTCTTCTTCTTCTTCTTCTACTGTGAAGAAGATCAAGAGAGGGTGGATTGGAAGAGGGGGAGGAGAGGAGGAGAAGATCATGGGGAATGTTGTGTTCCCTCAACCAGATGATCCGGAGTGGTCTGTTGGTTGGGTTGAACCACATGGACCAGGGTTTAAAAGTGAGGATGATACTGGTGGTGGTGGGTTTGTGGTTCTTGTTCCTTGTTACAAGAAGTTGATTGATGGTTCTGGGAATCAGATTCCAACTGCCTTCTTCTCTCCTGTTGCTCCTG ATGTGAAGAATATGGAACAGTGGCTGTCGTCTATGGGGAAGCTATAA